A stretch of DNA from Catenulispora acidiphila DSM 44928:
CAATCGACACCGAAAGTGGCGCGGTAGCTCGACTGCCGTGCCCGGATTGCACCACAATTGTGGGCGACGGTGGCGATGAGGTGTTGGCGTACCAGGCAGACTACCAACAGATATGGAGCGTCACGCTTCGTTCTGGAAAACCGTCTCAAGAAACTAGAATAGCTATCCCGAAAGCCGTTAGTGACGACCATTTTATCATTGGGGCGAAAGGCCAGGCGGTACTCGCCATAACCAACGTGGCTCAATCAGCAGCGACTAGCAATTCAGAATCGTTCTATCTCGTCACTGCGCACGGCGCCGTTCGTGAGCTGGCGGCGGCCGGTAGCGAGAGTGAAGTTGCGCCCATCGCGGCGACCGGTCATTCGGCTATTGGCGATGCCACCATCGCCATGGGGGACTCAGTGCACGGCGGAGCGTGCCAACGTGCTGGTTTCATTCACATGCTCGACCCGACCAACGGAGTCGAAACTCAGGTCGAGCTAGTGGACGCGTATCCGCCGAACTATGAGCCTGGCAGAAACGGCGGGCTCGAAATCCACGACCTGTGGTGGGACGACAAAGGATACCTCTACGCCACCGTTGAGTCGTGGATTTGCAATGGCGGCGACCGCAAGATTACGACACCGTCCAGTCTGTGGCGTTTCGACGGAAAACACTGGACAAAAACTGACGCTGGACCCTTGGCCATGGTACGAACACTAGCGGGCGGCGGGCGGCTCGTGCTAAGTCAGCACGCTGATTTCACTACGTACAATGAACCCATCGGCGGTCCGCTCTATTTGGAGCAGGGCTCATTATCGCGAACTAACGTAGCAACAAACGCGCTCTACATTTCAACGCCAGATCAAGCGTCCATACCCTAGGAACAGACACTCGTTGCCGACACGGACGTGAACCCCTGTGGGTTGGAATCAGTTCCCCACTGGTAGATATCAGTATAAGGCGAGCCGTTCGCACGATCGCACAGCGATGCCGCAGTTTGAAAGGAGCCCGGGATCATCTGTGTATAGCGTCTTCCGACAACCTCATAGTCAATTGCCAGCTGGTAGGTGTAGGACGCCTTGCTAGCCTTTAGAAAGATATTGAGAGTGTGGCCATCTTGCGGATCGACACCAAACGCTCGGTCAAAGAAGTCACCTTGGAAGGCTCCTGACGCATAGTACTGCGGCTTGGGAGTCGTCGCGTCGAGGTCAAAGGCTGCTTGGTCTGTGCTTGGCTCCGATGCTGGTTCAACTACGAAAAGACCGCTCGGCGTTGGCACGACTTGCCGGCTCACCACACGAATATTATAGATGGCGACCGGACTTGGAACGTTGTCATCAATCTTGAGGCTAATCAGCGTGTTCCCATAGTTGTAGGCGCCGGCCGATAGCTCCTGAGCGATGTTCGGGTAACCAAACGCGTTGATCTGTGACACGACGCCATGAGCTTGGGAAGTGTCTGAGGCTGGAAACACGAAGCTCGTTGAATCAAGAGACCCGACCCCTGTGACAGTCAAACCGAGCATCGAGCCGACCGGATTTCCGTTCGGATCGGCGACCGTAGTCGCACCAAAGCTCGGAGTTGATTGGCCGCGTGTTGACGGCGATGTATCCGGCAGAGCTGCATACACCGCGAGGCCGATCGCGACAGCCGCCGGAGCGAGTACAAGCTTCCGGTGACGGCGGCCTGGTTTGGCCTTGCTCTCCGTTGCGTCGTCGGTAGCTGGATCGGCAACTGCAATAGTCGAAATAGTCTCGTCCGCAGCGGTCGACTCAGCCACTTTGGGCGTGCCGACAGCCTGCTCAACCTCTACGCCGACTTGGGGCTCATCGGACGGCTCGACTCCGGAGGTTTTCAGGATGATGCCCTTGGCGATGAGCTCCTTCTCGATGAGCGGGAGAAAAGTCTTCTGTGCAGTGCGAAGCCAACCCTCGCTAGAAGACTCCGTGATTCGGAACGCTTCTGGAACGTCATGTTCCAGCCAATGACGGCGCTCCGGTAAATCATAGTCTCGCAGTTTTGGCACGTTCGCTGTGTTGTAGGTGACACGCAAGCTACGCTGCACAGCTTCTTCAGGATCGGGGTACGTATTGCTCTTTGCTGGATACGGACAGCTTG
This window harbors:
- a CDS encoding aldehyde dehydrogenase family protein, giving the protein MPNIVITEDSDWRKRFRALHQKEGAWREGFYTILGSELCQLWEITESMTPEEVCKQFSTALDLLLPSCPYPAKSNTYPDPEEAVQRSLRVTYNTANVPKLRDYDLPERRHWLEHDVPEAFRITESSSEGWLRTAQKTFLPLIEKELIAKGIILKTSGVEPSDEPQVGVEVEQAVGTPKVAESTAADETISTIAVADPATDDATESKAKPGRRHRKLVLAPAAVAIGLAVYAALPDTSPSTRGQSTPSFGATTVADPNGNPVGSMLGLTVTGVGSLDSTSFVFPASDTSQAHGVVSQINAFGYPNIAQELSAGAYNYGNTLISLKIDDNVPSPVAIYNIRVVSRQVVPTPSGLFVVEPASEPSTDQAAFDLDATTPKPQYYASGAFQGDFFDRAFGVDPQDGHTLNIFLKASKASYTYQLAIDYEVVGRRYTQMIPGSFQTAASLCDRANGSPYTDIYQWGTDSNPQGFTSVSATSVCS